The genomic region ttttttttttttaaacttttgtcaTGATGTTGCTGTCACAGCTGCAGGTGTTGACAATGCTTGAACTCTGTGACACTCAGCGGCAGCTTTCTCACGTCAAGTCTACCGGTAAAACACTGTaaccatgttttattttgacaatgAAGCCGAACCTGTTTATCTCATTTGAAAACTATAGACACGAAATCTTTTCCACTTCacagacatttgtttttattgcgtTTGTTCAGTCTGCAGTAAGACATCTTTCGTATTAGAGTTAACCAAAATCTATTATCTTTTTGTTATGTATCTTTTATTGGTAGTATCATATTACTGTCTGGATCACAGACTGTTTTACACTTAATTAGTGTGAATACTACTTTGGATAAAATATATTTACTCTTAGATCCAGAATAGATGTGATCATGCTGCAACACTTGTCAAATATAATTATGTAATCACTTCATAATTTTCACACAGTTCTGGTAAAATAGCCaaatcaaaataattcaatgcGGTCATGTCATAAAATGATGTAATGAGATGCACTGTAATAAAAATATCTGACAATATCGAGGACACAGCAAAAATACTCCCACGTCTATTCACCATTTAGTGACCGTCATCAGATGTGGGCCTCTGTGCACGTAAAACCTTGGCAGTGCGAGTCACCTTAAACCAAGTCTCAGAATTAATCACAAACGATAAGAAATGTTATTGATGATGTTATGAtatgatgttattttaaaaaaaaataaggtcTTGAATCCTCGATGAAAGTCTAAAACGTGATCAATCCTGCTGGTTGTCGAGGTGACATCATTCTGACGATCCCTGAGAAAACGCCCCGAAACCTCAATGGTGGGAGTAGTACTCAATACCACAATGTAAAAGTACTCTATCACAAGTCATTCAATTATAATCTTAccgaaaaaatatatataagcATTATAATCAAAAGGTACGTAGGTGTCAAAAGCAAAATGTCAATCATGTTTATTATTTCACGTAATCAGATGACTGATACTGATGAATCGATGAACAAGCAGTGAACAGCGGTGAGTCACAACTGACTTACACAGTGTAGTTTGGTAGTTTCGGGCAGTGGTTTCTAACCAAAGGGGGTTCGTGGCCCCGAGGGTCACCAGATGAGTCTGAGATGGTtactgagagaaaagaaagaaaaaacaaagtgctGTTAAACACCTTCCTATTTATATTTTAGACTTCCCTCTTATCTTTGACTTTGAATGAAATGTTGGAGAATGGGACCTCTTGGGGGTTCAAACAGTTACCTAAATGAAGCCATCAGAAAGGCTTAAAGTTGTAAActgtattttataatgttttatatgtGAAACATGATTTATAGTAACAAGTAAcaaagctgtcaaataaatgtagtgcagCACAGTAAGTGCACCATATTTCTCTTCTCTGGCATGAAGTGGAGTAAAGTGGAATTGGAAATATACaagtgaagtacaagtaccCCAAAACTTTACTTACAGTGCCAGAGTAAAACTACATAGTTACCGCCACTTTGAAATGTACTGCACAATATGCAGTGGGTGAGTCAATAACACACAGTACTCCAGACTCCACATGATGCCATACAGGTTTGTGCTGTGCCCAGAAAAGTCCAAAGAAACTTTTGTTAATTCATCCAAACCCTTGCAGATTGAAATCAATATATGTAAACAAACTACTTCTATACTGCTGTGTCTACAACTTGCTGGCTTCAACTTTTGACATTTGTTGGCACTATCCCAGCCTCGCCCCTTTTTTTACGCTCCCCCTGGCTTGCCTCATCACAAACAACCAGATAATTTGCATATAATGTGAAAACGTTTTTGGCCAATGATGCAAGACAACACGTGAGATCAAATGGGTGGTGTGTGGTTTTTATGTCATGTTCCGTGATGGGGAATCCAGATAGAGTTCTCAATACATCACCTTCTTCATAAAGAGTTATGTGCAATAATGAGCAGCTGACAAGCAGCATTTTGAGCCAACAGGGATTTAGTGCTACATAGAACAAGAATAAATCCTTACACAGCAGTAAAATGataaacaaatcaatacatttaaagagtttttttgagcaatgagtgtgtgtggtaaATGTGATACTGGAAGAAGATCCTGAATTCATAATGTTAGTAAAATCAAAGTAAAgtaaaactgaattaaaatttAAAGTTTTAACCAACCAAATGGATGTATCAAAGCTAGAAGTACTAATCAAACAGCagaattttattatttacaccaACCTGTCAACAGCAAtgtacagctgcagctgctggaagtGGGGCTAATTTTTCCTTCCTGGAGCCATTTGgttattttccttctttttattgtgttttaaacaaGCCCCCCCATTCTTCTGTTATTTAGCAGAATGctgtaatgtttgttttgctgtgaagctccataaatgttttgtggacaacttTCCACCAGCATGGGGATGAGTTTGCCTCAATTTGGGTGAAGGTGTCCTTTAATGGCCAGTATGAATGGGGAGGAATGATTACAGCAAGCAAAACCTGTTTTCAATGTTCATACGGGCACCTGactcttgttttaaaaaaaaacaattgtggAAAATTGTGCACCCGCCCTTCAATATGGGGGGCACAGTAGGCTGAAATGCTGTCGTTCATCTTGCGGGTCCTATGAGTGAACTTTTCAGATTCTAAAAACTGAATCAACTGACATCGACAGAAAGGATAAGATCAAAATCACACAGGAAAATAACCAAAACTTAATCAGCTGTATTGTTTCTCCAGTGATGTACGTTGTCAGGAACAGCATGTCTTTGAAGAGTGGGTAAATCGCAGAAGCAGGAGAAACACACTTAGTAATTAGTACTTCTTACTTCGTTGAATTCCTCAAACATATTGGCTGAAGATGCAGAGACCGCTCCTAAGTTTTAAGTGCTGGTTACATCTCACGGTAGCCAAGAAAAGTGGGCAGGTCCTACTCTTAACTCGAGAACAAGGCCAGCATTGTTTGTACTGCACGGGGACAATTAAAttctattctacaaataatatgcgaatacaaatacaaaccaGCATAATAACCAGCAATCGTCTCTATTGATCCTCACAGTTGAACCCAATTGCTTGCTTTTTTTGCTCGTACACCATCTGTACGATATGCATCAGATATCCCAGAAAAGTGATATTTGTAAAACTCAAAAGAAAGTAAGTCTCAAGAAAAAGTTCAGTCTGTTGCGCCAAGAGTTTTAACAAGTTTTTCAAGGTGCGCCTGTGTTTCCTATAACCTCATTGCTGGAAATGACGTGTACCTGCTTTTCGCAACTGATGGGGGTTGGGTTCACGCTTAACTAATTTAACAAGATTTATGTAATTCTTGTTAACCCTCTCTGTGTGGATCAGGACAAAGAGGCACGActtggaaaacaacaaaaagtgaaaaaatattttttcttcgTACACAAGATGGAATATTTGTTGTAGGAGTCTTCAAAGGGAGTCTGGAAATACCTTCAGAACCAATATATTGTTCAAAGGCTGGGTTTTTCAATGATTGCTGACCtattgtgaaaaataatgttatacatgtgttcagtgttttattatgaaaggTGTATTAAGTCTATGTCCAAAATAGTCATAGATTCTGTCATTGTGCCACTTATGGAAGGAATTATTGTGTAAATGATTTATTCCCTGTTTGTTACTTTGAGAGCCGCTGATCTACGGAAACTAAAACAGCCAAAAAGACTTGTTTCTTTTCATGGTCTTAAAGATTAGAAagtgacacacacgcacacaccactGGTGAAGTTTCTACTTCCCTTACTGTAAGTGCATCCGTTCTGGCTGGTGGCAGCGTGTCTGTCAAGCAGAAGAGAGGATTTGTTGCCACCGTGGTGAAAAGGTGATCTCTCCACTTTCAACTTGACAATCTCACCTCCCTTTGATCTGAACAGAAAGAGCTGTGATtgccttccctctctctctctctctctctctctctctctctctctcacacactctctctcactcataCACACTACAGGTCAACCCTACTTTCTCTGCCTCAGCATTTTTTGGCTTTATGTGACCTAACAGCCATGGTTTGTTGGCAGTTTTAATGAGCTTGGTGTTTAGGTTACCTTCACCTGGAATGTGAGCCACGTGTCTGTCAGCTCCGCTGATATCGGATGTCACTTTTTTCACACTCGACCTCCGGCCCCGTGTACATCCACTAACGTCAAACTTTGGTGTTTTGATAAACCGGCACTGAAAATGAACTCAACGGTTCTCACGCCTGGTCTCATGCTGTCAGAGGACACAGTATAGTGTACCTTGCAGATTTACAAAACAATAATGACTCTAGATATGATCTCAAAGGATCAGTGATAATAAGTGCTTTGTGCTTCCTGTCATGTTCTAAGAGCAACATAAATCAAAAGTAGAATCATAAACATCCCCATTTTATGACTCGCATTTTCGTTTATTATCTGATAATAATTTAAGGTGGGGATGCTAAAACATTTACCTCTGAAGCACTGAAGATGACATTTATAGATGGCCCACAGGCGGAAAGTATGCCTATAGTATTGTACTGTTAAGATGCATAATGGCCTAGGATCAGACATTACATTAATTGACTGACTTCTTGCACAGAGTCACTCTGCCCTCTGGCTCAGATTTTAGACAGCTAGAATTACATTCAGCACaaacctctgccaaggcccagcagtccccttttattgaatcaaatcTAATCCACTatcaaataaattcaaattcacTAGGTCTGAATTTTATAGGATCTGCAACAAGTTTTACTCACTCGTAGCTCCcttcaagatccatgcattatatAATTGATTATAAAGTTGAAGAAGTGCGAAAAAAACTCCTGGATCAGTCCATTTAtctggatcagcaccaaaagttaatggggtctattctggtccgagacccatcctccatccaaatcCTGTGGAAATCCGTACAGTACAGTACCGtacagtttttgtgtaattctgctgaCAACCCAACAAACCGACCAACTAACGGACACGAAAACATAACCTCTTTAGCAGAGATTATCAAGGATCCCTTATATTCAAAGAGCATTTATACATCCTACAACAACTTTTTTCAAACTTACTTTTTCATAAACAGAAACTGCCTatctgtaatgtaatgtaaaattCTACACGGGCAAATGTTTTAACTTTGGCcagagtctgtctgtctgtctgttcctAATTGTAATGATAATTGAAAATGAGCAAACAAAATGTCCTATGACCCTAAGATTTGACTTAATCTTGCTAATTGATGAATGTTATCAATTTCAAACTATGCAGCTCCCTGTTGGGCCAGCCAGTAAGATACATTATCTCTTTGATCACAACTGGGCCATTctccttttcatgtttttctaaaTCTCTTTGCAGGAGCAGATTTTGGTGCAGAATGTCAGACTCCCAGCAATTTTAcccaggcagcagcagcagcagcagcagcaggtctcAAACATCAATCCCTCAGGCCGGTCTACACACCTGCGAACCCTGTGGGACCTCCTGCCAGCAGATGGCAGAATCACAGGTACTAAGCTGCCTCAGGCCTTAATGTCTGAACAataactgattcctctggaAATATAAAATCAGTTGCTGCAGTCTGTAGTAGTACAGACTGTAGTTGTACATGAATGGTGTGttcaaatgagaaatgtttaaCCTGCGATTGCTCATAATTTATCTTATGTGCATATGGTCAGTATGACGCTACaacagcagccagttagcttatcTCAGCATAAAGACTGCGAACGAGGGGAAACGGCTGGCCTGGCTCTCTCCGGAGCTAAGCAATTCTGTCTAGTGGCACCTTTAAAGCTCACATACACATAACACATAATATCTTGTTGCAGTGACTTGTGCTAGCAGGCAGATTTTCTTacttttggacagagccaggctggaTTTCTACCCTTGTTTCTAATCTTTATGTGAAGTTAAGATAACCAACTGCTGGTTGTAACATCTAATTCCTCAGCGTATTTCCTAAGCACTGGAGGTTTATAACGTATGGAGGTATGTGAGTGTGAAAGGCTGAGACAGTTGTTTGTGTGGTATGTTTACTATGAGAGAAAGGAGATTTTGTGGCCTCAGGGGATTCACAATTGGCAGTTCCTTGGCCTTGATCCCAGCCCTGATTGAATTGTCAACGGTTAGCATTCATGGTAAATGACATGTGGAATAATTtgtatttactgttttaatgGTCATATCACAGGCAGATGAAGGCAGGGATGTCTGCTTCACCCAGCATGAGAGCAACACGTTCAGCATGAGGACCGCAGCTGTGATCAAGAGGTACAGTGATGATGAGAACCTTTGTTCAGGGTCAGAAACAGCACCAGGACGAGGCCCCAGTGACTCTGACCCTTTCCATTCGTACCAGCGACAGTTCAGTGATGGGGCAGTGGCGGCTGCAGGTCATCTCCAACAGTGCTCGTCGTCCCTCAGCTGTCTGCAGGAGACACACAGCCCTGACAATGGTTCACACAGCTTCACTGGCGGAGCAACGACATCCTGGGACCAGTACAACTGCAGCTTTCAGGTTGCTATACTCATGGTACACCGATTTAATCCCCATCAAACAGTTCAGTAATGCTTTGGGCATGTAGGTGCTGAGGTGCACGACAAAACATTTGGGTCAATGAGAACATATGAAAAATCTCTCTAATTTAAGTTCAATTGAATATTACTTGCAAAAATAAACGTTTGAGGTAgtgtattatattttatttacagttgGCTTGCAACTGAGACTAGCCGCTGAACGCAGTAAAGCATTCAGCTACTAATTCTGTAGTGCTGTAGGCTATAGTATTGTAGGCTACTGTACATGTTTCACTTTTCTTGCAGGCATTTCACCTCTCAACCGTGAGGCTTTgccagttctaactaactggaggggagtcgcaggcttttaaactgtgtgtgggagtgtcctcacagattTGTTAAGTTCAACAATTTGATCATCTTGGCTAGAGAAGACTGATGGTTTGAAGGGAGtaaaatcatccatctttgtcAAATTGGAATgaccatctttgaacagaggcAGTGGCCTACGATACACACCTACCTACAGTGCAGTACTGAGTTGTCACCCCAGACTGCTTAACAGCCATTCACACCttggctcacctagccctagcaacccaacatgaaggccggttgggtcaacgaccAGTGACCCTAACCTCTCTGAAAGTCAGaactcacacgtgtccttaacgactctgtaaggacactcccacacagagtttaaagtcctgcaactcccctccagttagttagaactgaagaagcctcttggatgagaggtgtaACAAACGTCTTCtataaactgaaacaagtccagtcacCTACGATAGAGCACTTAGAAATACCATGACCCGGATGACTGAGAACTTTcatttacattcagcagctaaaAGATTTAGCCTGAATCATCAAGTGGACAGACAGACGACTCCAAATTAATGATTATGTTGCTCTGAAACTGCAAATTTTTAGATGTATAAATAGACAACTGCTGGCTAAATGATATGCCCAATGAACTGTGTGAAATTATGCCAAGGAGTCAAGATTAGGCCCAAATTTGattaatcacataaaaacattgtagtCTAAATTGTTTCTTTTGAACGATTTCTTTTTGCCTCCTCATATTTAGAGTTCGAACACAGAACCACCGACTGTGCCAGCAGAGCCCTCCTGCTTTCTGTCTCAAAGCTACCAATCCTACGGCTCATCGCGCCCTCTACAGCAggttagtgtgtttgtgtggctaaACCGAAGGATATGATGTTTGTGTTACACAATATTTATGAGCAACAGGTACTGAGCTGCTGAATTATGTTATCACAGTAATCTAAATGAGCCAAGACACTGTCACCCAGGGGCACTGGAACTATTTTGTCAGACAGGATGCTGTAAAtaggtggaggagcagctgtCAGACTTATTTATTAATGAGCCTGACCTAAACTAGAGAGTAAGATTTAAATCTACAAAGCATCTTATTATGTTGACAATGAAAAATTATGCATAGTCTTGTATTCATGCccaaataaaatcagaaaattGGCACAAAGTAATAGATGCTGAAATGTGCTTAAATGTACTGAAACTTTGACCAATGTGGACGAACATTTTGGATCCTGAGGCGGTGTCAGAGGTGGTTAATTAAAGCCCGACTGTAGGAATGAACTGTTAGAggcattttttttacacataatGATGCATCTCACATTTAACTTCACTTCATGTCAAACCTTTATTATAGATCCATGTTTCCATAAGCATTCAAATAGACAgtgtcactcacacactcacttgtAATGAAGTGCAGTTATCTCATAAACACCTTTTAGTTGTAAGAATAACAGCCAGCTTAGAGCTTAAATCAATATTTCCAGCAGTAAAACCCTCCATGCcgctgtgttgtctttttttttctaacatcaGAATGAGTCATGGTTTTATGGACAAACATGACTCATCGAGGCTTTGACATAACACTCAGTCGTTTTATTGGTTTTCAGATTATTCATCTTATATATGTGTTTGTATTCTGCAGGTCTCATCTAGACTGTACACCAACAATGAGCAGCCCAACAGCTCAAAGTATTCTTTATCCACCAAGTCACAACAGGGGAGCACCACACCTTCACTCTTCCCCAAACCGATTTACTCATACAGGTAACTTCGCATTTCACCATATTTTTGTGatatgtttgtatatgtgtACAATTCTTATGTGACTGTTATCTTTAACTTAAACAGATGGCATTGGTTTGTGCTAAAAAGAATATAAAATAGGAAAAAATATAgaccttaaaacatgtaaaaatgtttccGTCCTGATTGCAGCATCTTGATCTTCATGGCTCTGAGAAACAGTAAAACTGGAAGCCTGCCGGTCAGCGAGATCTACAGCTTCATGACGGAACACTTCCCCTATTTCAAGGTATCACAGTTCATGTTTTCACCGTCACCTGCTGGAATTAACCCACTGAAAAAGTGTGGGATTTCAGTTACTTCTTATGTGGTTTCATCTCTGTTAAATGGCTTGTTCTTCAACGGTCATAAAACTGACATTAGGCTTCTGAAGATTGTCAAGGCTCTAATAAGCCCTGAAACATGAATTATCCCTCTTCTCGTCCTGTCGCAACCACTCAGTCATTATTCATAACATGTGATTGTTTGCAGTCTGACAATAAGctagtaataatgataataatgtgttGTTTCTTCATTAACTCTTTGTGACACCAAATGATACAAATGCTGATCAGATGCATTTAAGTGCATTAAATCAGACGTTTGGTTTCCCCACGTGGGTCGTGATGATGTGCAAACGATGCAGGATGACATTTGTCGAAACTGTTGAATCAACAAGTCACCTGTCAGGCTGTATAACTTTGTGAAAACACCCAAAATGTTTGCCTCTGTACTCGTGACTGCGATTAAATTATCCAGCTGCAGGGTTGCACTTCTGTTTGGGTCGTCATGTACATTTTTTCCAAAGGATTCCGCATATCTACAAATCAAATAAGTTGAGACTCACGTCTGGAAGGAGCTCAAAGACTTGCTGCCATTCATGTTACAGAAGGGGCTCTATAGATGGCTGCGCTCCAAACAGCTGCCTGTCACATTAAACCCAGGCTGCAGGGCCAGAAGAGAGATGAGACAGATAATTTCTGATATACTCGGGGAAGTTGTGGCACTTTCGCAAAAGGCACGAGATATATCTAAATACTTTCTGCATACTGTCAGGTAtagagttcagttcagttcagcgGACACTTGCTATGGCATGCAGATATCAGATGTTGCAGATGGTGGAGAAATGattacatgttttaatatttcCTCCAGGCATGGTTGGGTATCGTGGTTAATGTATTTGGATTTAAGAAGTTTCTAACAACTGTCATAACATTTGGACACTGAAACGCAGTCGGGCGGTGAGTGAGAGCCTTttagaataagaataagaataataaagTGCTTTGATAGACAAAGCTTCAGCAGGATACTCAGGAGGCGGTTTAACAGGAAGACAAAGTCTATCAAAAATTCAAACAAGCCAAAAGACACCACAATGGAAGATGCTAAATTTCTAtgtaaatacaattaaaaagaataaaagcagtaaaaacacacatcacgtgttaatttattttcttctgcatgtctccttccctctctgctTTCAGACAGCTCCTGATGGATGGAAGAACTCTGTGCGCCACAACCTCTCCCTGAACAAGTGCTTTGTGAAGGTGGATAACAAAAATGGGAACTCGTCCCGTAAAGGCTGCCTGTGGTCTCTCAATCCGGCCAAGGTGGAGAAAATGCAGGACGAGCTGCATAAGTGGCGTCGCAAGGACCCCATCAGCGTTCGCAGGAGCATGGCAAAGCCAGGTGGGTCCTCGGAGGAGGCTGATTTCTCTGGGAATTcattacaatataatattaaAAGAGTTAATCAATCTAATTTGATTCAAGCTTTATTTGATGCACACTTTTTTCACAGAATGCCTTGATCGTCTGATGGCAGAGAGACCAGAGAAGCACAGGTCTCTGCCACTTTACCCCACTCCAGCGTTGTTATCCAGAGTGACTCCCATCTACAGCACCAGCTCGTCATTCTGCACCCCATCCCAAGTTCAACCACCCTGCCCATCCATTAATCATCCACAGTATGCCCATTTTCAGCCTCAGCTGCCCTGCTACCAGCCTCCCATGGCTGCTCACCCCAGCAAATCCTTTGCCCTCTACTCACCCTGTGGTGAGCCAGCCGCTGCTGAGAGCCTGAGCTCACCCATGGCTAGTAAGATGCCACCTCCTTACAACCTGCAGGCTGAGTACACTGTTGGCCTGAGGAGCATGCAGGACTTCATGAATGAGGGAGACACCGGTTATGACATCGACACGCTCAACCCCAGTCTGACGGACCTGCAGCTGCAAGGTATGAAACTCAGATAAAGGCAATATTATTGGTAGAAAACAAGCAGGTTCAACTTCGTCCGCCGTCTGCACATAGTTTCCTTAGATATCGACAGAAACATGAGCGTTGATATGATCAGTGGATATTAGCTTTTAAGACAGATCACGGATCTGTAGGCTGATACCTCAATTAAATGTTCCTATCCAGCCAATAGAGGCAAcacttttcttgctctttagTTGTGATTTTGGTGTTGTTTTCACGGTGCAGCAAGagcagaaatgttaaatcagTTTCCAATCATCCTgactttcatgttttgtttgctgAATTGTCTTTATTCTCTAATCATGTTCGAAAACCCTGCATAATTTATTTGAGGAGTGATGGATTTGCAACAGGAGAAAAATGCTATCAGACAGTAAATTCCTGTGTGACTGTaacagcttttgttgtttttctgttggctAATGAATCCTGAACACCTCTCgtactttttcattttctcaggTAACTTATGGGAGGAGTTAAGAAAGGACAGCCTGGTTTCGGATCCACAGGTCACCACCACGACACTGTCCTCCGCCTCTGCCCTCCAGGAAGTCGAGAACAGCTACATGCAGGTCTCACCTCCTCTTACTGGGCGACGGAAATCGTGCGAGTATGAGGACGAGGACAAGGacgaaaacacagacagaggacAAAATTTTGAGCAGAATGGCTGCTTGAACGGGCTGCATCCTGTGGTTTATTCAGGAGTGGAGAGTTTGGCAGGGTATCTGACCTCCTGCACCACGTCCATCTCCTTAATGTAAAGACCTGACTCTTTCACTTCCCCCGAGCCATCCGAGAGATCTGTAGTAACCAGAATGGGGAGTGTTACTGCAGGCAACTTCAAGCCACAGTATTAGAATTAGCAATCAGTAGCATTAACtttgatgtaaaacaaaaaaacaaacaaaaaaaaaaagtattcttGTTGAATATTTTGTTTGCA from Sparus aurata chromosome 2, fSpaAur1.1, whole genome shotgun sequence harbors:
- the foxn1 gene encoding forkhead box protein N1, giving the protein MSLIGWSRFWCRMSDSQQFYPGSSSSSSSRSQTSIPQAGLHTCEPCGTSCQQMAESQADEGRDVCFTQHESNTFSMRTAAVIKRYSDDENLCSGSETAPGRGPSDSDPFHSYQRQFSDGAVAAAGHLQQCSSSLSCLQETHSPDNGSHSFTGGATTSWDQYNCSFQSSNTEPPTVPAEPSCFLSQSYQSYGSSRPLQQVSSRLYTNNEQPNSSKYSLSTKSQQGSTTPSLFPKPIYSYSILIFMALRNSKTGSLPVSEIYSFMTEHFPYFKTAPDGWKNSVRHNLSLNKCFVKVDNKNGNSSRKGCLWSLNPAKVEKMQDELHKWRRKDPISVRRSMAKPECLDRLMAERPEKHRSLPLYPTPALLSRVTPIYSTSSSFCTPSQVQPPCPSINHPQYAHFQPQLPCYQPPMAAHPSKSFALYSPCGEPAAAESLSSPMASKMPPPYNLQAEYTVGLRSMQDFMNEGDTGYDIDTLNPSLTDLQLQGNLWEELRKDSLVSDPQVTTTTLSSASALQEVENSYMQVSPPLTGRRKSCEYEDEDKDENTDRGQNFEQNGCLNGLHPVVYSGVESLAGYLTSCTTSISLM